Proteins encoded within one genomic window of Hermetia illucens chromosome 2, iHerIll2.2.curated.20191125, whole genome shotgun sequence:
- the LOC119649427 gene encoding odorant receptor 63a-like, protein MLYEDFEDVRKKNLERMKIVRRITFTCGINISEPSFGKRFLVIQAYAVIIFSILSMYGSIGYIVKHFSSVFMISQSLCTCLQTLISVIKLFLWVFMEKRFYKLVKAAVDCELFNEVKMLDKNVKLTKNLRDKTKEIIEECWKSAQFQVRYYVIACTAVISFYFINALTVNTYHTIKGHTNHTKLFAFATYYPGWEQARQHLPFYAFFTIVEGYADFAAGMVAATFDGYYVYLTLHAVALFKTLKEMITFSSSNKVSTEDKIPYIRECVYHYNRCIRFCDELNDMYAIVNLSQLMISLVVLGVVLFQASVGLENDSKTFIRMVLYISAAGYELVIYCFDGQKLTTETETISDTFYSSNWYDESREFKTIIYMMLMRTRKPYYISALGFTTMSLPTFLGIAKTSGSYFMLLRNVA, encoded by the exons atgttgtATGAAGATTTCGAGGATGTTCGGAAGAAAAATTTAGAGCGGATGAAAATAGTTCGCAGGATAACTTTTACGTGTGGAATAAATATTTCGGAACCAAGTTTTGGAAAACGTTTTTTAGTTAT ACAGGCGTATGCGGTCATAATTTTCTCCATACTATCCATGTATGGTAGCATTGGATACATTGTGAAACACTTTTCTAGTGTTTTCATGATAAGCCAG AGTTTGTGTACATGTTTACAAACACTCATTTCAGTAATAAAACTGTTTCTGTGGGTATTCATGGAGAAGCGTTTTTACAAGCTGGTGAAGGCGGCAGTTGATTGTGAACTTTTCAATGAAGTTAAAATGCTCGATAAAA ATgtgaaattaacaaaaaatctGAGAGATAAAACTAAGGAAATAATTGAAGAGTGCTGGAAGAGTGCTCAGTTTCAAGTGCGATATTATGTGATCGCTTGTACGGCTGTTATCAGTTTCTATTTTATAAATGCCCTTACTGTTAACACATATCATACCATAAAGGGTCACACTAATCATACAAAATTGTTTG CATTTGCAACTTATTATCCTGGCTGGGAGCAAGCAAGACAGCACCTCCCCTTCTATGCTTTCTTTACAATAGTAGAAGGATACGCCGATTTCGCTGCAGGAATGG TTGCAGCCACTTTCGACGGTTACTACGTTTACTTAACTCTTCATGCGGTTGCATTGTTTAAGACCTTGAAAGAGATGATTACATTTTCAAGTTCGAATAAAGTTTCAACAGAAGACAAGATTCCATATATCCGAGAATGTGTATATCACTACAATAGGTGTATAAG GTTCTGTGATGAATTGAATGATATGTATGCAATTGTAAATCTCTCCCAATTAATGATAAGCCTCGTTGTACTTGGGGTTGTATTATTTCAAGCAAGTGTTGGTTTG GAAAATGACTCAAAAACTTTCATCAGGATGGTATTATACATATCAGCTGCGGGTTATGAGCTAGTCATTTATTGCTTCGATGGACAGAAACTTACAACAGAG ACTGAAACTATATCAGACACGTTTTACTCTAGTAATTGGTATGATGAATCGAGAGAATTCAAAACAATAATTTACATGATGTTAATGAGGACCAGGAAACCCTATTATATCTCAGCTTTAGGTTTCACCACAATGTCTCTGCCGACTTTTCTGGGG ATTGCAAAAACTAGTGGTTCGTACTTTATGCTTCTAAGGAATGTTGCATAA